From Vitis vinifera cultivar Pinot Noir 40024 chromosome 14, ASM3070453v1, a single genomic window includes:
- the LOC100258918 gene encoding protein HASTY 1: MEENSTASNVARAIVAALDWSSSPDARKAAVSYLESIKAGDIRVLASTSFLLVKKDWSSEIRLHAFKMLQHLVRLRLEELNSTERRNFANLAVDLMSEIANPCEEWALKSQTAALVAEIVRREGLSLWQELLPSLVSLSNNGPIQAELVAMMLRWLPEDITVHNEDLEGDRRRLLLRGLTQSLSEILPMLYTFLERHFGAALNEVGRQQLDAAKQHAATVTATLNAVNAYAEWAPLSDLAKYGIIHGCGFLLSSPDFRLHACEFFKLVSSRKRPVDSSSSEFDSAMSNIFQILMNVSRDFLYKSTSSGVVIDESEFEFAEYICESMVSLGSSNLQCITGDSTILSHYLQQMLGYFQHVKLTLHYQSLPFWLALMRDLVSKPKIVAPAAGDGSVDNNPGSGSGQVDNEKRKLQSFVNDDICGTMLDVCFQRLLKREKVLPGTSFSLGPLELWSDDFEGKGEFSQYRSRLLELARFVASDKPLIAAIKVSERIATIIKSLLLSPMSAQDIAVMESMPMALENIASVVFDGSNEYLGGSSETQLALCRIFEGLLQQLLSLKWTEPALVEVLGHYLDALGLFLKYFPEGVGSVINKLFELLTSLPFVVKDPKTSSARYARLQICTSFVRLAKSAEKSLLPHMKGIADTMDYLQREGCLLRAEHNILGEAFLVMASVAGVQQQQEVLAWLLEPLSKQWIQVEWQQTYLSDPTGLIRLCSETSFMWSIFHTVTFFERALKRSGIRKGSLNSQNSSTASFTPLHPMSSHLSWMLPPLLKLLRAIHSLWSPPVSQSLPGEIKAAMIMSEVERTSLLGEVNPKLSKSVAGFIDGSQIDTNKEYAESHETDIRNWLKGIRDSGYNVLGLSTTIGDSFFKCLDISSLAIALMENIQSMEFRHIRQLIHSVLIPLVKFCPSDLWEEWLEKLLHPLFIHSQQALSCSWSCLLREGRARVPDVHAILAGSDLKVEVMEEKLLRDLTREICALLSVLASPGLNTGLPSLEQSGHVSRGDMSSLKDLDAFASTSMVGFLLKHKGLALPLSQISLEAFTWTDGEAVTKVSSFCGVVVLLAISSSNVELREFVAKDLFYAIIQGLALESNAFVSADLVGLCREIFVYLSDRDPSPRQVLLSLPCITPYDLLAFEEALAKTSSPKEQKQHMKSLLLLATGNKLKALAAQKSMNVITNVSTRPRSMVNASEPRIEEGDSVGLAAIL, encoded by the exons ATGGAGGAGAATAGCACAGCAAGTAATGTGGCTCGAGCCATTGTGGCTGCCCTTGACTGGAGCTCCTCCCCCGATGCCAGAAAAGCCGCTGTTTCTTACTTAGAATCT ATAAAAGCAGGGGATATACGTGTCTTGGCAAGTACTTCCTTCCTTTTAGTCAAGAAGGATTGGTCTTCTGAGATTCGGTTACATGCATTCAAAATGTTACAG CATTTGGTTCGGTTGCGATTGGAGGAATTAAACTCCACTGAAAGAAGAAACTTTGCAAATCTTGCTGTTGATTTGATGTCAGAGATTGCAAATCCTTGTGAAGAGTGGGCTTTAAAAAGTCAGACAGCTGCTCTTGTTGCTGAG ATAGTTAGGAGAGAAGGCCTTAGTCTTTGGCAAGAGCTGCTACCATCCCTAGTTTCCCTATCCAACAATGGTCCTATACaa GCTGAGTTGGTTGCAATGATGCTAAGGTGGCTTCCTGAAGATATCACAGTTCATAATGAAGATTTAGAAG GTGATAGGCGAAGGCTATTGTTGCGTGGGCTTACCCAGTCTTTGTCTGAAATTTTGCCAATGTTGTATACT TTCCTAGAAAGACACTTTGGAGCGGCATTGAATGAAGTGGGTAGGCAACAATTGGATGCTGCAAAACAGCATGCTGCAACAGTCACAGCTACTTTAAATGCTGTTAATGCATATGCTGAATGGGCTCCTTTATCTGATCTTGCAAAATATGGCATTATTCATGG gTGTGGTTTCTTACTTTCTTCTCCTGATTTCCGTCTTCATGCCTGTGAGTTTTTCAAACTTGTCTCTTCAAG GAAGAGACCTGTTGATTCCTCTTCTTCTGAATTTGATTCTGCAATGAGTAATATCTTTCAGATCCTGATGAATGTCTCTAGAGATTTCTTATATAAGTCTACTTCCAGTGGTGTGGTTATTGATGAAAGTGAATTTGAGTTTGCGGAATATATATGTGAGAGTATGGTGTCTCTAGGTTCTTCGAACTTGCAATGTATCACTGGGGACAGCACTATTCTTTCTCATTATCTTCAACAG ATGCTGGGATACTTCCAACATGTTAAGCTGACACTTCATTACCAATCGCTGCCCTTTTGGCTG GCATtaatgagagatttagtgtCCAAGCCAAAGATTGTTGCACCTGCAGCTGGAGATGGTTCAGTTGATAATAATCCAGGCTCTGGTTCTGGACAGGTTGATAATGAAAAGAGAAAGCTTCAAAGTTTTGTTAATGATGATATTTGCGGTACTATGTTGGATGTATGTTTCCAACGCCTGCTCAAAAGAGAGAAGGTTCTTCCTGGAACATCATTTTCTCTAGGGCCATTGGAGTTGTGGAGTGATGATTTTGAGGGCAAAGGAGAGTTCAGCCAGTATCGCTCTAGGCTG TTGGAGCTGGCCCGCTTTGTTGCTTCAGATAAACCCCTTATAGCTGCTATAAAGGTTTCTGAGAGAATTGCCACAATCATTAAGAGTCTCTTGCTTTCACCGATGTCTGCTCAG GACATTGCTGTGATGGAAAGCATGCCAATGGCGTTAGAGAATATTGCAAGTGTGGTTTTTGATGGATCTAATGAATATCTTGGGGGTAGTTCTGAAACTCAACTTGCGCTTTGCAGAATATTTGAAG GTTTGCTTCAGCAACTTCTTTCTTTGAAATGGACTGAACCGGCACTTGTGGAAGTACTCGGGCACTATTTAGATGCATTGGGTCTCTTCCTGAAATATTTTCCAGAAGGAGTTGGAAGTGTCATCAATAAACTGTTCGAGCTTCTGACTTCACTTCCTTTTGTTGTTAAG GATCCTAAAACAAGTAGTGCCCGTTATGCAAGGTTGCAGATCTGTACATCATTTGTTCGGCTTGCCAAATCGGCTGAAAAAAGTCTCCTGCCTCACATGAAG GGGATAGCTGACACCATGGATTATCTGCAAAGAGAAGGCTGTTTGCTTCGTGCGGAGCATAATATTCTTGGTGAAGCGTTTCTTGTCATGGCTTCTGTTGCTGG GGTTCAACAGCAGCAAGAAGTTTTGGCGTGGTTACTTGAACCTTTGAGCAAACAGTGGATACAGGTAGAATGGCAACAAACGTATTTATCTGACCCAACAGGTCTTATTCGCCTGTGTTCTGAGACATCATTTATGTGGTCAATTTTCCACACTGTGACATTCTTTGAGAGGGCACTTAAGAGGAGTGGGATTAGAAAAGGCAGTTTGAATTCACAGAACAGTTCAACAGCAAGTTTTACTCCTTTGCATCCGATGTCTTCTCATCTCTCATGGATGCTACCTCCTCTTCTGAAG CTGCTTCGTGCTATACATTCTCTTTGGTCTCCTCCTGTAAGTCAATCATTACCTGGGGAGATAAAAGCTGCAATGATCATGAGTGAGGTTGAACGAACTAGTCTTCTTGGGGAAGTGAACCCTAAATTGTCAAAGAGTGTAGCAGGTTTTATTGATGGATCTCAGATTGACACGAATAAGGAGTATGCAGAATCACATGAAACTGACATACGAAATTGGTTGAAAGGCATCAGAGATAGTGG GTATAATGTATTGGGCTTGTCAACGACAATTGGTGATTCCTTCTTCAAATGCTTGGATATTAGTTCTCTTGCTATAGCACTAATGGAGAATATACAATCAATGGAGTTCAGGCATATAAGGCAGCTCATCCATTCAGTTTTGATTCCTTTGGTTAAATTTTGCCCTTCAGATTTGTGGGAGGAGTGGCTGGAAAAGCTCCTTCATccattatttattcattctcaGCAAGCTCTTAGCTGCTCATGGTCTTGTCTTCTACGTGAAGGGAGAGCCAGGGTTCCAGATGTACATGCCATACTTGCTGGATCAGACTTAAAAGTGGAAGTAATGGAGGAAAAGCTACTTCGTGATTTAACTCGTGAGATATGTGCACTTCTCTCAGTTTTAGCTTCACCAGGACTGAATACTGGGCTTCCTTCTTTAGAACAGTCTGGGCATGTCAGCCGTGGGGACATGTCTTCCCTCAAGGATTTGGATGCATTTGCATCAACCTCTATGGTTGG TTTCCTTTTGAAGCATAAGGGTCTGGCTCTTCCACTATCGCAGATAAGTTTAGAAGCTTTTACATGGACGGATGGTGAAGCTGTGACTAAAGTTTCTTCCTTTTGTGGAGTTGTGGTTCTTCTAGCTATTTCAAGTTCCAATGTAGAACTTCGGGAATTTGTCGctaaagatttattttatgCAATTATCCAAGGTTTGGCCCTTGAGTCAAATGCTTTTGTCAGTGCCGATTTGGTTGGTCTCTGTCGTGAGATCTTTGTGTATCTTTCAGATAGAGACCCATCTCCACGGCAG GTTTTGCTGTCTCTCCCTTGCATTACACCCTATGATTTGCTTGCTTTTGAAGAAGCTTTGGCAAAGACATCTAGCCCTAAGGAGCAAAAACAGCATATGAAAAGCTTGCTTCTATTAGCCACAGGAAACAAGTTAAAAGCACTTGCTGCTCAGAAAAGCATGAATGTGATTACAAATGTTTCAA CAAGGCCTCGCAGTATGGTTAATGCTTCAGAACCCAGGATTGAAGAAGGGGATTCTGTGGGATTAGCAGCCATTTTGTAA